In Amaranthus tricolor cultivar Red isolate AtriRed21 chromosome 5, ASM2621246v1, whole genome shotgun sequence, a genomic segment contains:
- the LOC130812644 gene encoding uncharacterized protein LOC130812644, whose product MSSHHNHHQHHYMTPTTPREKRSSSSSLSMTTMMKSFALPPSPIPTAEGSRSAAVDDRKLNDYFANNLQIPYLRLPDPYNQCHAVTRTRVPAQIDYRLLVSRVGNSIERLVWSAREFGVVRIVGHGIDRQEVRLVKAEVELFFRSLDERKARFRKSFVDRVGNREEFVWFRSDKAMLLWAREVMGSDRYRDFSRKMEGVVRKLDKIAEELAEVMSKYSEKRFEKVIEERESIISLYRYNDMHPSLLVSNEDIHESYDHALSLHLAMEKAEFYVHTDKGPLSFSTYPDTIVVTVGDQLMEWSAGDFKGVSGELIFDPNFHGSEASYSLELKCSPLNLNFGYTKRVIKTISLIDQLLIILIFSFLYQIFLSTFSQPSLGIRWLHFLN is encoded by the exons ATGTCATcacatcataatcatcatcaacatcattacATGACACCAACAACACCTAGAGAGAAaagatcatcatcttcatcattatcCATGACGACGATGATGAAATCCTTTGCATTACCACCATCCCCAATCCCTACCGCCGAAGGTTCTCGGTCGGCTGCGGTCGATGACCGCAAGCTGAACGATTACTTTGCAAACAATCTTCAAATACCATACCTACGTCTCCCTGATCCCTACAACCAATGTCATGCGGTGACCCGAACTAGGGTCCCCGCTCAGATCGACTATCGTTTATTAGTCTCGAGAGTTGGTAACTCTATCGAGAGATTGGTTTGGTCGGCTAGAGAATTTGGAGTGGTTCGGATTGTAGGTCATGGGATTGATAGACAAGAGGTTCGGTTGGTTAAAGCTGAGGTAGAACTATTCTTTAGGAGTCTTGATGAGCGAAAGGCTAGGTTCCGGAAAAGCTTCGTTGACAGGGTTGGTAACCGCGAGGAATTTGTTTGGTTTCGGTCTGATAAGGCTATGTTGCTTTGGGCTCGTGAAGTCATGGGTTCGGATCGCTATCGTGATTTTag CCGTAAGATGGAAGGTGTGGTGAGGAAACTAGACAAGATTGCAGAGGAATTAGCAGAAGTAATGTCAAAATATTCAGAGAAACGATTCGAGAAGGTGATAGAAGAGAGGGAATCCATAATAAGTTTATATAGATACAATGATATGCACCCTAGCCTTCTTGTTTCCAACGAGGACATCCATGAGTCTTATGATCATGCTTTGAGCTTACATTTAGCTATGGAGAAAGCTGAATTTTATGTGCATACTGACAAAGGCCCTTTGTCTTTCAGCACTTATCCTGATAccattgttgttacggttggagaCCAACTTATG GAATGGAGTGCAGGAGACTTCAAAGGTGTTTCAGGGGAATTGATATTTGATCCAAACTTCCATGGAAGTGAAGCATCATACTCATTAGAGCTTAAATGTTCACCCTTAAATCTTAATTTTGGTTATACAAAAAGGGTAATCAAGACCATATCCTTAATTGATCAACTTTTAATCATACTAATCTTTAGCTTCCTTTACCAGATATTTTTATCCACTTTTTCTCAACCATCATTAGGAATAAGATGGCTTCATTTCCTTAATTAA
- the LOC130812643 gene encoding probable serine/threonine-protein kinase WNK5 produces MYNNMRVRTQVCRPNSQRNYVEVDPSGRYGRFREILGKGAMKIVYRAFDEVLGMEVAWSQVMLNDVLRSPDELQRLYSEVHLLKDLNHESIIHFYNAWIDIDQRTFNFITEMFTSGTLREYRQKYQQVDIRAIKNWARQILRGLVYLHSHDPPVIHRDLKCDNIFVNGHLGQVKIGDLGLATILRGSQHAHSVIGTPEFMAPELYEEKYNELVDVYSFGMCVLEMLTSEYPYSECSNPAQIYKKVTSGKKPEAFYLIEDVEAQQFVGKCLATVSKRLPAHELLLDPFLLSDEKLNPASDRPFQIYSPKGVLVEMPFLVDNPIRSTDMTITGTVNPDDNSLFLKVQISDKDGSIRNIHFPYDIVNDTAMDVATEMVRDLDITDWEPHEIADMIEEEISALVPGWKDSDSPKRQEQYSFDYNEDDDDENGPPDLSSCSPSHESPRGSINLCEVSNSHEKPLNATDDWLQGYLIDTGVTYSETSCSASNCSEFDCSSLNNNTELGDAISSIKTEACSRFCPRENTVDKCDEECNGFLGTRYKGMNSSGHKKLSKLRSFMDIRSQLLNRSVMQAMNKLRAAKTVGAVENIGFRDPR; encoded by the exons ATGTATAACAACATGAGAGTTCGGACTCAAGTTTGTAGGCCAAATTCTCAGAGGAATTACGTTGAAGTTGATCCATCTGGGCGTTATGGACGT TTTAGAGAAATTCTTGGGAAAGGAGCCATGAAGATTGTGTATAGAGCGTTTGATGAGGTGCTTGGAATGGAGGTGGCATGGAGTCAAGTGATGTTAAATGATGTTCTACGTTCTCCGGATGAACTGCAACGACTATACTCTGAAGTTCATCTACTGAAGGATCTTAATCATGAGTCTATCATACATTTCTACAATGCATGGATAGACATTGATCAGAGGACTTTCAACTTCATCACTGAAATGTTTACCTCAGGCACTCTAAGAGA ATATAGGCAGAAGTATCAGCAGGTAGATATACGAGCTATCAAGAATTGGGCCCGTCAAATCCTTCGTGGTCTTGTTTATCTGCACAGCCATGATCCCCCAGTGATTCACCGGGACCTCAAGTGCGATAACATTTTTGTTAATGGCCATCTTGGACAGGTGAAGATTGGTGATTTGGGGTTAGCAACTATTCTTCGTGGCTCACAACATGCCCACAGTGTTATAG GTACTCCAGAGTTCATGGCACCAGAACTGTatgaagaaaaatataatgagcTTGTAGATGTATATTCATTTGGAATGTGTGTCTTAGAGATGCTTACATCTGAATATCCCTACAGTGAATGCTCAAACCCTGCCCAAATCTACAAGAAAGTGACATCG GGAAAGAAGCCCGAAGCTTTTTATCTCATTGAAGATGTTGAAGCCCAGCAGTTTGTTGGCAAATGCTTGGCAACTGTTTCAAAGAGGCTACCAGCACATGAGCTGCTCTTGGATCCATTTCTATTGAGCGATGAAAAACTGAATCCAGCTTCAGATCGACCTTTCCAAATATACTCCCCAAAAGGAGTTTTAGTTGAGATGCCTTTCCTGGTTGATAATCCTATTAGAAGCACTGATATGACAATTACTGGAACCGTGAATCCTGACGATAATAGTCTTTTTCTCAAGGTGCAAATCTCTGACAAAGATG GTTCTATTCGGAATATCCACTTCCCGTATGACATAGTCAACGACACGGCAATGGATGTTGCAACTGAGATGGTGAGGGACCTTGATATAACTGATTGGGAGCCTCACGAGATTGCTGATATGATCGAAGAGGAAATCTCTGCTTTAGTTCCAGGATGGAAAGATTCAGATTCACCCAAAAGGCAGGAACAATATAGTTTTGATTacaatgaagatgatgatgatgaaaatggcCCACCCGACTTGTCTTCCTGTTCACCTTCCCACGAATCTCCTCGTGGTTCTATAAATTTGTGTGAAGTATCAAACTCTCATGAAAAGCCCTTAAATGCAACTGATGATTGGCTGCAAG GATATTTAATAGATACTGGAGTTACTTATTCTGAAACTTCATGCAGCGCAAGCAATTGCTCTGAGTTTGATTGCTCTTCTCTGAATAATAATACTGAGTTGGGGGATGCCATATCAAGTATTAAAACTGAAGCATGTTCTAGGTTTTGTCCTCGAGAAAACACTGTTGACAAGTGTGACGAGGAATGCAATGGTTTCCTTGGTACCCGATACAAGGGTATGAACTCAAGTGGACATAAGAAGCTTAGCAAGTTGCGTTCATTCATGGATATCCGTAGCCAGTTGCTGAATCGATCAGTGATGCAAGCTATGAATAAGCTACGTGCCGCCAAGACTGTAGGTGCGGTGGAGAACATTGGGTTCCGTGATCCCAGGTGA